TCTGCGCAAGTAACTCCATCCCTAAAAATCTCCAATCTTTGTAGAGCTTCTTGCGCAGATTTCTCCTTCGTCGAAATGACAAGATTGTGTATTTTACATTATAAAATAATGATACAATTGCTCAACACCATAAATTATAAGCCCAATAACACCGCCAACTAAAGTTCCGTTGATTCTGATGTATTGAAGATCTTTTCCTATTTCTAATTCCAGTTTTTCAGAAACCTCTTTTCCGTCCCAGCTTTTTACGGTTGATGATATTAAATCTCCAATTACTTTTTTATTATTTAGAAGAACCGACAGCAAATCATTTTTAATGAAATTATTGATTTTGTCAATCATAATTGAATCTTCTTTAATTCCGTTTCCAAAAGTCTGGATAAGGCTTGAAATACTATTTTTAATCGAAGAATTATCACCTTTGTCTAAATCATTGGTTATCGAAAGTTTTATTTCATCCCAAATTCCATTAATGTAATCCTGAACTTCTTTTTTCCCAACAAAACCTAAAATCATATCGTTGATTTTAACTCTCATTTCTTCCGAATTTTTTACTTTTTCTAAAAAATTGAAAATGTATTCATCGATTTTTAAACGTACAGCACTTTCCGGTTTTTTAGCTTCATTTAAAAAATCCTGCAAACCGTTAAAAACACCTTCTGTAATACTTTTATCCGCCAGTCCGAAACTTAAAAACGGAGTCGACGCTTTTACTTTCTGCCTGATTAAATCTTTATTATTAGTTAACTCGCTGCTCATCACTTCCAGAAGATTCGTCAGCATTTGATTTTTTAAATCCCCTTTCTGTAAAGGTTCTAAAGCCACTGCAACCCAATTTCCAAAATTTATTCCTTCGAGTTTTTCTTTAAACTGAACCTGAATAAATCTTTTGATATCTTCATCTTTAATCGCTTTTAAAATTCCAGGAATAATATTTACCGCAACAACGCTGGCAATCTTATCTGCATTTTCTTCCTGAGAAAGCCAATCTGAAGCTTTTGTGGCAAAATTAAATTCGTCAAGTTTAATTTCCAGTTTTTCCCTATTGAGGAATTCTTCTGAAACAAAATTTCCAAGGTTTTCTCCAATTTCATTTTTCTTAGTCGGAATAATAGCTGTGTGCCAAATCGGGATTCCCAGCGGATGACAAAACAGAGCCACAACGGCAAACCAATCGGCAATTCCGCCAACCATTGCCGCTTCGCTAAACGCCTGTAAAATGGGAATTTTAAAATAAATAGCAATTATAAAAAGTAATACCGCAAATCCTAAAAGTCCCAAAGCGGTTCGCTGCATTCGTCGCAAAGCTTTTACTTTAGATATATCCTGATCTATAATAGTTTTCATGATTTTACATATTTTTACTACTAATTTAAGGCTTTTTTCTGAGATCGTTCTTCAATCTTAATCTTTAAATAGCCACTAATTCACGAATTTCATTTAAAAATTAATTAATTCATTTGGTAATATGTTTTTTAAAAATTTTGTTTTGAGATAATTCGTGAATTCGTGGCGAAAAATTTTAATTAAAAATTGTACTTTTGCCAACTGAAAATCTGAAAAATATGATCATCCAAAAAACCAGAGAAGAAATCGAATTAATGCGCGAAAGTGCTTTGATCGTTTCAAAAACATTAGGAATGAT
The genomic region above belongs to Flavobacterium sp. and contains:
- a CDS encoding DUF445 domain-containing protein, encoding MKTIIDQDISKVKALRRMQRTALGLLGFAVLLFIIAIYFKIPILQAFSEAAMVGGIADWFAVVALFCHPLGIPIWHTAIIPTKKNEIGENLGNFVSEEFLNREKLEIKLDEFNFATKASDWLSQEENADKIASVVAVNIIPGILKAIKDEDIKRFIQVQFKEKLEGINFGNWVAVALEPLQKGDLKNQMLTNLLEVMSSELTNNKDLIRQKVKASTPFLSFGLADKSITEGVFNGLQDFLNEAKKPESAVRLKIDEYIFNFLEKVKNSEEMRVKINDMILGFVGKKEVQDYINGIWDEIKLSITNDLDKGDNSSIKNSISSLIQTFGNGIKEDSIMIDKINNFIKNDLLSVLLNNKKVIGDLISSTVKSWDGKEVSEKLELEIGKDLQYIRINGTLVGGVIGLIIYGVEQLYHYFIM